In the genome of Sander vitreus isolate 19-12246 chromosome 13, sanVit1, whole genome shotgun sequence, one region contains:
- the sptbn2 gene encoding spectrin family protein isoform X3: MSTISPTDFDSLEIQQQYNDINNRWDLAAETDWDNENSSARLFERSRIKALADPKKKAMELGHRDREPCLSPAAFVNQVQYSNILEGRFKQLQDEREAVQKKTFTKWVNSHLGRVTCRIGDLYTDLRDGRMLIRLLEVLSGEQLPKPTKGRMRIHCLENVDKALQFLKEQKVHLENMGSHDIVDGNHRLTLGLIWTIILRFQIQDISVETADNKEKKSAKDALLLWCQMKTAGYPNVNIHNFTTSWRDGLAFSAIVHKHRPDVIEFDNLKRSNAHYNLQNAFNVAEKELGLTKLLDPEDVNVDQPDEKSIITYVATYYHYFSKMKALAVEGKRIGKVLDYAIEADELIEKYETLASELLQWIEQTIGTLNDRQLANSLNAVQNQLQAFNSYRTVEKPPKFTEKGNLEVLLFTIQSKMRANNQKVYMPREGKLISDINKAWERLEKAEHERELALRNELIRQEKLEMLAARFDRKAAMRETWLSENQRLVSQDNFGTDLGAVEAATRKHEAIETDIGAYWERVAAVEAVAKELEAERYHDVRRVIARRDNVLRLWEYLKELLAARRERLNAHRDLQRLFEEMRYIMDWMAEMKSRLQSQDSGKHLHDVLDLLQKHTLVEADISAQAERIKAVQGAAQRFTSYEQAYKPCEPGLVSEKVDLLGQAYEELGQLAGKRRLRLEDSHRLWQFLWDVGEEAAWIREQEQILASGDCGRDLTSALHLLSKHEAFRDEMAARYGPLSNSIAAGEALVQEGHFGAPEVTERIEDIRAQWTHLEETTKLREQSLKEAVALHQFQTDANDMEAWIMETLRQVSSQEVGHDEFSTQTLARKQREIEEEIQSHRPGIDSLHEQVQALPQAYIHFPEVDGRLPAIEQRFEELESLSAARRQALEGALALYRMFSEAGACQLWVEEKEQWLHGMEIPTKLEDLEVVQQRFETLEPEMNNLGIRVTDVNQVAEQLLSSDNCSKAQIHQTRDQLHNRWKEFEQLAGQKKVALESALNIQNYHLECNEIQTWMKEKTKVIESTQSLGNDLAGVMALQRKLTGMERDLEAIQGKLDDLRNEAEKLATEHPHQAEEIQGHLAGIQEVWEELNATMKRREESLGEASKLQGFLRDLDDFQSWLSRTQTAVASEDIPTSLPEAESLLAQHESIKNEVDNYKEDYEKMRAVGEEVTQGQTDAQHMFLAQRLQALDTGWHELRRMWENRHSLLAQAFDYQTFLRDAKQAEAFLNSQEYVLSHTEMPTSLQGAEEAIKKHEDFLTTTEASEEKITGVVEAGRRLINDCNANSDKIQEKVDSIQERHVKNKEAANELLTKLKDNRELQHFLQDGQELTLWINEKMLTAQDMSYDEARNLHSKWQKHQAFMAELASNKDWLDKIDKEGQALVAEKPELKPVVQQTLEDLQRQWEELEGTTRTKAQCLFDANRAELFTQSCSALDVWLKNLEGQLYSDDFGKDLTSVNILLKKHQMLEHQMEVREKEVQSLQSQALALSQEDAGLTEVDGQQRRVTDNFSNLQDPLELRRQRLLASKEAHQFNRDLEDEILWVKERMPLADSTDHGKDLPTVQLLIKKNQTLQKEIQGHQPRIDDIHRRGKTQSQVDGERQSVLEERLVELQDLWDQLIAETDKRHARLMEANRAQQFYTDAAEAEAWMGEQELHMMSEEKAKDEQSALVMVKKHQTLEQALEDYAQTIHQLANSSRLMVTSEHPESERITLRQAQVDKLYAGLKDLAEERRGRLQERLRLTQLKREVDDLEQWIAEREVVAGSHELGQDYEHVTMLRDKFREFARDTSTIGQERVDGVNGLADDLIESGHPENASVAEWKDGLNEAWADLLELIDTRTQMLAASYELHRFHQDAMEVLGRVKEKREGLPSDLGRDLNTVQHLHRQHNTFENDIQALSGQVNQVQDDAARLQKAYAGEKADDINRSEHAVTSAWEGLIEAGQARRLLLLDTVEKFRFFNMVRDLMLWMDGVNLQIDAHDSPRDVSSAGLVIANHQDIKSEIETRADSFTACIEMGNTLINNNHYAADEIREKLAQLQEKREKINKKWQDKMDHLQIVLEVLQFGRDAYVAESWLAGQEPLVRAAELGSNVDEVESLIKRHEAFEKLAAAWEDRFVLLEKLTTLEEHEMQRRREEEERARRPPTPPPAEVAQSEAESHAHDSAARTSLDQTTLNQSVSVNGVHSDNDTSQGSETESVNGPGRDSGLASSRLDPSATLPSRGGAESEPDTMEGMLCRKQEMESHSKKSASRSWQNVYCVLRKGSLGFYKDGKSASNGIPYHGEVPISLGEAVCEVANDYKKRKFVFKLRLGDGKEYLFQAKDEAEMSSWIRSIISSIPTGSGDSPVGPRALSRAMTMPPISPSSGDAGGVTMRNKDGKEKDREKRFSFFGKKK; the protein is encoded by the exons ATGAGCGTGAAGCAGTACAGAAGAAGACCTTCACCAAATGGGTAAACTCTCACTTAGGCCGAGTGACCTGTCGCATTGGTGACTTGTACACCGACCTGCGCGATGGCCGCATGCTCATCCGCCTTCTGGAAGTGCTCTCAGGAGAACAGCTG CCAAAGCCCACTAAGGGCCGCATGCGTATCCACTGCCTGGAAAATGTTGATAAAGCCCTGCAGTTTCTCAAGGAGCAAAAGGTCCATCTAGAAAACATGGGCTCACATGACATTGTGGATGGGAATCACCGTCTTACCCTGGGTCTCATCTGGACCATCATCCTTCGCTTCCAG ATCCAGGACATCAGTGTGGAGACGGCGGACAACAAGGAGAAGAAATCAGCCAAAGATGCCCTACTGCTTTGGTGCCAAATGAAAACTGCTGG ATACCCCAATGTCAACATCCACAACTTCACTACGAGCTGGAGAGATGGTCTCGCGTTCAGTGCCATCGTGCACAAACACAG ACCTGACGTGATTGAGTTTGACAACCTGAAGAGGTCCAATGCTCACTACAATCTCCAGAATGCTTTCAATGTGGCTGAGAAGGAACTGGGGCTTACCAAGCTGCTGGACCCAGAAG ATGTTAATGTTGATCAGCCTGATGAAAAGTCCATCATTACCTATGTGGCGACCTACTACCATTACTTCTCCAAGATGAAAGCCCTGGCAGTGGAGGGCAAACGAATTGGCAAG GTACTGGACTATGCTATTGAGGCTGATGAGCTGATAGAGAAGTATGAGACCCTTGCCTCAGAGCTGCTGCAGTGGATTGAGCAGACCATAGGGACGCTCAATGACCGGCAGCTAGCTAACTCACTGAATGCTGTGCAGAACCAGCTCCAGGCTTTCAACTCTTACCGGACTGTGGAGAAACCCCCCAA ATTTACAGAGAAAGGAAACTTGGAAGTTCTTCTCTTTACTATCCAGAGCAAGATGAGGGCAAACAATCAGAAAGTCTACATGCCAAGAGAGGGCAAACTCATCTCAGACATCAATAAG GCATGGGAGCGACTGGAAAAGGCAGAGCATGAACGAGAGCTGGCACTGAGAAATGAGTTGATTCgccaggagaagctggagatgCTCGCTGCCCGTTTTGACCGCAAAGCAGCTATGCGGGAAACGTGGCTAAGTGAGAACCAGAGGCTAGTGTCTCAG GACAACTTTGGAACTGACTTGGGAGCCGTGGAAGCTGCCACCCGTAAACACGAAGCAATTGAGACAGACATTGGGGCATATTGGGAACGTGTGGCTGCTGTGGAGGCTGTTGCCAAAGAGCTGGAAGCAGAGAGGTACCATGATGTGCGGCGTGTTATTGCGCGAAGGGATAATGTGCTTCGACTCTGGGAATACCTGAAAGAGCTTCTGGCTGCACGCAGAGAGCGGCTGAACGCCCATCGTGACCTACAGAGACTGTTTGAGGAGATGCGCTACATCATGGACtggatggcagagatgaag AGCCGTCTGCAGTCCCAGGACAGTGGCAAACATTTGCATGATGTGTTAGACCTACTGCAGAAACACACTCTGGTAGAGGCTGACATTTCAGCTCAGGCAGAGAGGATCAAGGCAGTGCAGGGAGCCGCACAGCGCTTCACTTCCTATGAACAGG CCTACAAACCATGTGAGCCAGGACTAGTAAGTGAGAAGGTTGACCTGCTTGGTCAAGCCTATGAGGAGCTTGGTCAGCTTGCTGGGAAACGCAGATTGCGCCTCGAGGACTCGCACCGCCTGTGGCAGTTTCTGTGGGATGTGGGAGAGGAGGCAGCCTGGATCAGGGAGCAGGAGCAGATCCTGGCCAGTGGAGACTGTGGACGTGACCTCACTTCTGCCCTTCACCTGCTTAGCAAACATGAGGCCTTCAGGGATGAGATGGCAGCCCGTTATGGCCCCCTGAGTAACAGCATTGCTGCTGGAGAAGCTTTGGTTCAGGAGGGTCACTTTGGAGCCCCAGAGGTCACTGAGAGGATTGAAGACATCCGTGCACAGTGGACACAtctggaggag ACAACTAAGCTCAGAGAGCAGAGTCTTAAGGAAGCGGTGGCCCTGCACCAGTTTCAAACGGATGCCAATGACATGGAGGCATGGATCATGGAGACACTTAGACAGGTTTCCAGTCAGGAGGTGGGCCACGATGAGTTCTCCACCCAAACACTCGCTCGCAAGCAGAGGGAGATAGAAGAGGAGATCCAGAGTCACCGCCCTGGCATCGACTCACTGCATGAGCAGGTCCAAGCACTGCCACAGGCCTATATACATTTCCCTGAg GTGGATGGTCGCCTACCTGCTATTGAGCAGCGCTTTGAAGAACTGGAGTCTCTGTCAGCAGCTCGGCGCCAGGCTCTGGAAGGTGCCCTGGCCCTCTACCGCATGTTCAGTGAAGCTGGTGCCTGCCAGCTCTGGGTGGAGGAAAAGGAGCAGTGGTTACATGGCATGGAGATCCCTACCAAACTGGAGGACTTAGAGGTGGTGCAGCAGAG ATTCGAGACACTGGAACCTGAGATGAACAACCTAGGCATTCGTGTCACTGATGTGAACCAGGTCGCCGAGCAGCTGCTGAGCTCCGACAACTGTAGCAAAGCCCAAATCCACCAGACACGAGACCAACTGCACAACAG ATGGAAGGAGTTCGAACAACTGGCTGGCCAAAAGAAAGTAGCTCTAGAGTCGGCCCTTAACATCCAGAACTACCACTTGGAGTGTAATGAGATCCAAACTTGGATGAAGGAAAAGACCAAAGTGATTGAATCCACCCAGAGCCTGGGCAATGACCTGGCTGGAGTGATGGCACTGCAACGCAAACTCACTGGCATGGAGAGGGACCTGGAGGCCATTCAG GGCAAACTGGATGACCTGAGAAACGAGGCTGAAAAGCTGGCCACGGAACATCCACATCAGGCTGAAGAGATCCAAGGACACCTGGCAGGGATTCAAGAGGTGTGGGAGGAGTTGAACGCCACCATGAAGCGGCGTGAGGAGTCATTGGGCGAAGCCAGCAAGCTGCAGGGCTTCCTTAGGGATCTGGATGACTTCCAGTCCTGGCTGTCCCGCACCCAGACAGCCGTGGCCTCTGAGGACATTCCCACCTCTCTGCCAGAGGCTGAGAGTTTGCTAGCCCAACATGAGAGTATCAAGAATGAGGTGGATAACTATAAGGAGGACTATGAGAAGATGCGGGCGGTTGGTGAGGAGGTGACCCAAGGTCAGACCGACGCCCAGCACATGTTCTTGGCCCAAAGGCTCCAGGCACTTGACACTGGCTGGCATGAGTTGCGTCGCATGTGGGAGAACCGCCACAGTCTTTTGGCCCAAGCCTTTGACTACCAGACTTTCTTGAGAGACGCAAAGCAGGCAGAGGCTTTCCTCAACAGTCAG GAGTATGTGCTGTCCCACACAGAGATGCCCACCAGTCTTCAGGGAGCAGAGGAGGCCATTAAAAAGCATGAGGATTTTCTCACCACCACAGAGGCCAGTGAGGAGAAGATTACTGGTGTGGTTGAGGCTGGACGGCGCCTCATTAATGACTGTAATGCAAACTCTGATAAGATCCAGGAAAAAGTTGATTCCATCCAGGAAAG GCATGTTAAGAATAAGGAGGCTGCAAATGAATTGCTGACAAAGCTTAAGGATAACCGTGAACTGCAGCACTTCCTCCAAGATGGACAGGAG CTCACATTGTGGATCAATGAGAAGATGCTGACAGCACAGGACATGTCTTATGATGAGGCCAGAAATCTTCACAGCAAGTGGCAGAAACATCAGGCCTTCATGGCAGAGCTGGCCTCCAACAAAGACTGGCTAGACAAAATTGATAAG GAGGGTCAGGCACTGGTGGCGGAGAAGCCGGAGCTGAAACCTGTTGTTCAGCAGACCCTGGAGGACCTACAGCGTCAGTGGGAGGAGCTGGAGGGCACCACCCGCACCAAGGCCCAGTGCTTGTTTGATGCTAACCGGGCAGAGCTCTTTACACAGAGCTGCTCTGCTCTCGATGTCTGGCTGAAAAACCTTGAGGGTCAGCTGTATAGCGACGACTTTGGGAAAGATTTAACTAGTGTCAACATCCTGCTCAAAAAGCACCAG ATGCTTGAGCACCAGATGGAGGTCAGAGAGAAGGAGGTGCAGTCCCTCCAGTCTCAGGCTCTGGCCCTGTCTCAGGAGGACGCTGGACTCACGGAGGTAGATGGTCAGCAAAGGCGAGTCACTGATAACTTCTCCAATCTTCAGGATCCTCTCGAATTGAGGAGACAGCGACTACTCGCCTCCAAAGAAGCACATCAATTCAACAGAGATCTGGAGGATGAAATT CTATGGGTGAAAGAGAGGATGCCCCTGGCGGACTCCACAGACCATGGAAAAGACCTGCCCACCGTACAGCTGCTAATCAAGAAGAACCAG ACATTGCAGAAGGAGATCCAGGGCCACCAGCCACGCATCGATGACATCCATAGACGAGGCAAGACTCAGAGCCAGGTAGATGGTGAGAGACAGTCCGTCCTAGAGGAGCGCCTTGTTGAGCTGCAGGACCTCTGGGACCAGCTGATAGCCGAGACAGACAAGCGCCATGCCCGCCTAATGGAGGCCAATCGCGCCCAGCAGTTCTATACTGATGCAGCGGAGGCGGAGGCGTGGATGGGAGAACAAGAGTTACACATGATGTCAGAGGAAAAAGCCAAG GATGAGCAAAGTGCACTAGTGATGGTCAAGAAGCACCAGACCCTGGAACAGGCACTTGAAGACTATGCCCAAACCATTCACCAACTCGCCAACAGCAGCCGTCTCATGGTCACCAGTGAACACCCAGAGAG CGAGAGAATCACCTTACGGCAAGCTCAAGTTGACAAACTGTATGCAGGGTTGAAAGACCTCGCTGAGGAGCGTCGTGGGCGGCTTCAGGAGAGACTGCGGCTGACCCAGCTGAAGCGGGAGGTGGATGACCTGGAACAGTGGATTGCTGAGAGAGAGGTGGTTGCTGGCTCCCATGAACTAGGACAGGACTATGAACATGTCACA atGCTGAGAGACAAGTTCCGGGAGTTTGCTCGTGACACCAGCACCATCGGCCAAGAGCGTGTAGATGGTGTTAATGGGCTGGCAGATGACCTGATTGAGTCAGGTCATCCTGAGAACGCCAGTGTGGCTGAGTGGAAGGACGGGTTAAATGAGGCTTGGGCCGATCTGCTGGAGCTGAtcgacacacgcacacaaatgtTAGCAGCCTCCTATGAGTTGCACCGCTTCCATCAGGATGCCATGGAGGTGCTTGGACGTGTTAAGGAGAAGAGGGAGGGCCTGCCTTCTGACCTTGGCCGTGATCTGAACACTGTTCAGCATCTACACAGACAGCACAACACTTTTGAAAATGACATCCAGGCCCTTAGTGGACAG GTGAACCAGGTGCAAGATGACGCAGCACGGCTGCAGAAGGCTTATGCTGGGGAGAAAGCTGATGACATTAACAGGAGTGAACATGCTGTGACTTCTGCCTGGGAGGGCCTGATTGAGGCCGGTCAGGCCCGCAGGCTCCTCCTGCTGGACACTGTGGAGAAGTTCCGTTTCTTCAACATGGTGCGGGACCTCATGCTCTGGATGGACGGTGTCAACCTGCAGATAGATGCACATGACAGCCCCAG GGATGTGTCTTCTGCAGGGCTGGTCATTGCCAATCATCAGGACATCAAGTCAGAGATTGAGACCAGAGCAGACAGCTTTACTGCCTGTATTGAGATGGGAAATACTCTTATCAACAATAATCACTATGCAGCTGATGAG ATCCGAGAGAAACTGGCTCAACttcaggaaaagagagagaagatcaACAAAAAGTGGCAAGACAAGATGGACCATTTACAAATTG TGCTGGAGGTGTTGCAGTTCGGACGCGATGCTTATGTGGCAGAGTCTTGGTTGGCAGGGCAAGAACCTCTGGTGCGAGCAGCAGAGCTGGGCTCAAATGTGGATGAGGTAGAGAGCCTAATTAAGCGCCATGAGGCCTTTGAGAAACTTGCTGCAGCCTGGGAAGACCGCTTTGTGCTGCTGGAGAAACTCACTACA CTTGAGGAGCATGagatgcagaggaggagagaggaagaagagagagcaCGGCGACCCCCTACACCACCCCCAGCAGAAGTAGCACAATCTGAAGCAGAAAGTCATGCACATGATTCTGCAGCCAG AACCAGTCTGGACCAGACCACACTCAATCAGTCGGTGTCAGTGAATGGAGTTCACAGCGACAACGACACATCACAG GGCTCAGAGACTGAGTCTGTGAACGGACCAGGTAGAGACAGCGGGCTGGCATCCTCTCGCCTAGATCCTTCTGCCACGTTACCGAGCAGGGGTGGAGCGGAGTCTGAGCCAGATACCATGGAGGGGATGCTCTGTCGAAAACAGGAGATGGAGTCCCACAGCAAAAAGTCAGCTAGCAG GTCCTGGCAGAACGTGTACTGTGTCCTAAGAAAAGGAAGTCTCGGTTTCTATAAAGACGGCAAGAGCGCTAGCAACGGCATTCCATACCACGGAGAGGTACCCATCAGCCTCGGCGAGGCTGTGTGTGAGGTTGCGAACGACTATAAGAAGAGGAAATTTGTATTCAAGCTCAG GCTAGGGGATGGAAAAGAGTATCTGTTCCAAGCAAAGGATGAG GCGGAGATGAGCTCCTGGATCCGTTCCATCATCAGCTCCATTCCAACAGGATCAGGGGACTCGCCCGTAGGTCCAAGGGCCCTCAGCCGTGCCATGACGATGCCTCCCATCTCCCCCAGCTCAGGTGATGCTGGAGGTGTAACAATGCGCAACAAAGACGGGAAAGAGAAGGATCGTGAGAAGAGGTTTAGCTTCTTTGGCAAGAAAAAATAG